The proteins below are encoded in one region of Shewanella putrefaciens:
- the glyS gene encoding glycine--tRNA ligase subunit beta produces MNFENLLIELGTEELPPKSLRKLAESFLANFTEELTKADLAFKSAVWYAAPRRLAINVTELALAQADKIVEKRGPAVSSAFDAEGKPTKAAEGWARGNCITVEQAERLVTDKGEWLVYNAKVEGVETKSLIADMAQRALDKLPIPKPMRWGNNKTQFIRPVHTATMLLGSELVEGELLGIKSARNIRGHRFMGTGFELDHADNYLTLLKEKGKVIADYESRKALIKADAEKAAAKIGGTADIEESLLEEVASLVEWPVVLTASFEEKFLSVPSEALVYTMKGDQKYFPVFDDAGKLLPNFIFVANIESKDPAQIISGNEKVVRPRLADAEFFFNTDKKHTLESRLPSLETVLFQQQLGTLKDKVTRISALAAFIAGQTGANAVDAARAGLLSKTDLMTNMVMEFTDTQGTMGMHYARLDGETEAVAVAMEEQYKPKFSGDTVPSAGVSCAVALADKLDTLVGIFGIGQAPKGAADPFALRRAAIGVLRIIVENKLPLDLVTLIAKAQELHGTNLSNANAAEEVLEFLMARFRAWYQDKGIGVDVILAVLARRPTRPADFDSRINAVSHFRSLEASSALAAANKRVSNILAKVEGALPTTINASLLTETAEQALAAKLNELQPQLAPLFANADYQQALTLLAGLRESVDQFFEDVMVMADDEALKNNRLALLNNLREQFLHVADISLLQ; encoded by the coding sequence ATGAATTTTGAAAACTTACTCATAGAGTTAGGCACGGAAGAATTACCCCCTAAGTCACTGCGTAAACTAGCTGAATCCTTTTTAGCTAACTTTACCGAAGAACTGACTAAAGCCGATTTAGCCTTTAAATCAGCCGTTTGGTACGCAGCGCCACGTCGTCTGGCGATAAACGTCACTGAACTTGCCCTTGCACAAGCCGACAAAATCGTTGAAAAACGCGGCCCAGCCGTGAGTTCAGCCTTCGATGCCGAAGGGAAACCGACTAAAGCCGCCGAAGGTTGGGCACGGGGTAATTGCATTACTGTCGAGCAAGCAGAGCGTTTAGTCACAGATAAAGGCGAATGGCTCGTTTATAACGCCAAAGTTGAAGGCGTTGAAACCAAAAGCTTAATTGCTGATATGGCGCAACGGGCGCTGGATAAATTACCCATTCCTAAGCCAATGCGCTGGGGTAATAATAAAACCCAATTTATTCGCCCCGTACATACCGCCACTATGCTGTTAGGCAGTGAACTAGTAGAAGGCGAATTACTCGGCATTAAATCGGCTCGTAACATTCGCGGTCACCGCTTTATGGGTACAGGCTTCGAGCTTGACCATGCGGACAACTACCTGACGCTACTGAAAGAAAAAGGTAAAGTCATTGCCGATTACGAAAGCCGTAAAGCCTTAATCAAAGCCGATGCCGAAAAAGCAGCGGCTAAGATTGGTGGCACAGCTGATATCGAAGAAAGCCTGCTTGAAGAAGTCGCATCACTGGTTGAATGGCCAGTGGTATTGACCGCCAGCTTCGAAGAAAAATTCTTAAGTGTACCGTCTGAAGCTTTGGTCTATACCATGAAGGGCGACCAAAAATACTTCCCAGTATTCGATGATGCGGGCAAGTTACTGCCAAACTTTATCTTTGTCGCCAACATAGAATCTAAAGATCCCGCGCAAATTATCTCTGGTAACGAGAAAGTCGTTCGCCCACGTTTGGCCGACGCCGAGTTCTTTTTTAATACCGATAAAAAACACACGCTGGAATCACGTTTACCTAGTCTTGAGACAGTGTTGTTCCAACAACAGCTTGGTACCTTAAAAGACAAAGTCACTCGTATTTCTGCCCTCGCCGCCTTTATTGCCGGACAAACTGGCGCGAATGCGGTCGATGCAGCCCGTGCAGGTTTGTTATCTAAAACCGATTTGATGACCAATATGGTGATGGAGTTTACCGACACTCAAGGCACTATGGGCATGCACTACGCCCGCCTCGATGGTGAAACCGAAGCCGTTGCAGTTGCGATGGAAGAGCAATACAAGCCTAAGTTCTCTGGTGATACTGTGCCAAGTGCCGGCGTATCTTGCGCAGTCGCATTAGCAGACAAGCTCGACACCTTAGTCGGCATCTTTGGTATTGGCCAAGCACCAAAAGGCGCTGCCGATCCCTTTGCCCTACGCCGTGCCGCCATCGGCGTGCTGCGTATTATCGTTGAGAACAAACTGCCACTGGACTTAGTAACGCTGATTGCTAAAGCTCAGGAACTCCATGGTACTAACTTAAGCAACGCAAACGCTGCAGAGGAAGTGCTTGAATTCTTAATGGCTCGCTTCCGCGCTTGGTATCAAGATAAAGGCATTGGTGTTGATGTGATCTTAGCCGTGCTAGCACGTCGCCCAACACGCCCTGCTGATTTTGATAGTCGTATCAATGCGGTATCACACTTTAGAAGCCTAGAAGCTTCTAGCGCACTTGCGGCAGCGAACAAACGGGTATCCAACATTCTGGCTAAAGTTGAAGGCGCTTTACCGACAACCATTAATGCGAGTTTGTTAACCGAAACCGCAGAGCAAGCATTAGCGGCCAAGTTGAACGAGCTGCAACCGCAGTTGGCGCCTTTATTTGCCAATGCCGATTACCAACAAGCCTTAACTTTGTTAGCTGGCCTGCGTGAAAGCGTGGATCAATTCTTCGAAGATGTAATGGTGATGGCGGATGATGAAGCTTTGAAAAACAATCGCTTAGCATTATTGAATAATCTACGCGAGCAGTTCCTGCACGTAGCGGATATCTCACTACTGCAATAA
- the fadA gene encoding acetyl-CoA C-acyltransferase FadA yields MKQAVIVDCIRTPMGRSKAGVFRNVRAETLSAELMKGLLLRNPQLDPNTIEDVIWGCVQQTLEQGFNIARNASLLAGIPKTAGAVTINRLCGSSMEAIHQAARAIMTGMGDTFLIGGVEHMGHVPMSHGVDFHPGLANNVAKASGMMGLTAEMLSKLHGITREQQDAFAVRSHQRAYAATVEGRFAKEIYGIEGHDANGALIKVLQDEVIRPETSMESLAALRPVFDPVNGTVTAGTSSALSDGASAMLIMEESKARALGLPIRARIRSMAVAGCDAAIMGYGPVPATQKALARAGITVADLDVIELNEAFAAQSLPCVKDLGLADVVDDKINLNGGAIALGHPLGCSGARISTTLINLMEDKDATLGLATMCIGLGQGIATVFERV; encoded by the coding sequence ATGAAACAAGCTGTTATCGTAGACTGTATTCGTACTCCGATGGGCCGCTCTAAGGCTGGCGTATTTCGTAATGTACGTGCAGAAACTCTGTCTGCCGAATTAATGAAAGGTCTATTACTGCGCAACCCGCAGCTCGACCCAAACACCATTGAAGATGTGATTTGGGGTTGTGTGCAACAAACCCTAGAACAAGGCTTCAATATTGCCCGTAACGCATCGCTGCTTGCTGGTATACCTAAAACTGCTGGCGCGGTTACCATTAACCGTTTATGCGGTTCATCTATGGAAGCGATTCACCAAGCCGCGCGCGCCATTATGACGGGTATGGGTGATACCTTCTTGATTGGTGGTGTAGAACATATGGGACACGTGCCAATGAGCCACGGTGTCGACTTCCACCCTGGTCTTGCGAATAACGTGGCAAAAGCCTCTGGCATGATGGGCTTAACTGCTGAAATGCTGAGTAAACTGCACGGTATCACCCGTGAACAGCAAGATGCCTTTGCGGTACGTTCTCATCAACGCGCTTATGCAGCCACAGTTGAAGGCCGTTTTGCCAAGGAAATCTATGGTATCGAAGGTCACGATGCTAACGGTGCCTTAATTAAAGTCCTCCAAGACGAAGTGATCCGCCCTGAAACCTCAATGGAATCACTGGCTGCACTGCGCCCGGTATTCGATCCTGTCAACGGTACTGTGACTGCGGGAACTTCTTCTGCACTGTCCGATGGCGCTTCAGCCATGTTGATCATGGAAGAATCTAAAGCGCGCGCTCTTGGCTTGCCAATTCGTGCACGCATTCGCTCTATGGCGGTTGCGGGTTGTGATGCGGCGATCATGGGTTACGGCCCAGTGCCTGCCACACAAAAGGCGCTGGCTCGCGCTGGTATCACAGTTGCCGATTTAGATGTGATTGAACTGAACGAAGCGTTTGCGGCTCAATCTTTACCTTGTGTGAAGGATTTAGGCTTAGCGGATGTGGTTGACGACAAAATCAACCTCAACGGCGGCGCGATTGCACTAGGTCATCCACTGGGTTGTTCGGGTGCGCGTATCTCTACGACGCTGATTAACTTGATGGAAGATAAAGACGCGACCTTAGGTTTAGCGACCATGTGTATTGGTTTGGGCCAAGGTATCGCAACCGTATTCGAACGCGTTTAA
- the tusA gene encoding sulfurtransferase TusA, with product MNDAFSTAQHKLDALGLRCPEPVMMVRKTVRQMAAGETLLIIADDPATTRDIPSFCEFMDHTLIASETTQTPYQYLIKKGL from the coding sequence ATGAACGACGCCTTCTCAACCGCTCAACATAAACTCGATGCCCTTGGACTGCGCTGTCCTGAGCCGGTAATGATGGTGCGTAAAACCGTAAGACAAATGGCCGCGGGTGAGACATTACTCATTATTGCCGATGATCCGGCAACAACCCGAGATATACCAAGCTTTTGCGAGTTTATGGACCACACACTTATCGCCAGCGAAACCACACAAACCCCTTACCAATATTTGATCAAAAAAGGACTCTAA
- a CDS encoding DNA-3-methyladenine glycosylase I yields MEEIRCGWVSDDPLYRDYHDNVWGRPVYDPKELFAKLCLDGQQAGLSWITILKKQKNYEQAFANFEPAIIATFDEAKVEELMQNPGIVRNRLKVNSIIKNAKGYLAYTSDGKDFSAFLWSFVGGKPMVNQVMSMSQVPAQTPESEAMSKALKKLGFNFVGPTICYAFMQAVGMVNDHLVECIAYQACVDSGHAHNHK; encoded by the coding sequence ATGGAAGAGATCCGCTGTGGCTGGGTGAGTGATGATCCTCTATATCGTGATTACCACGATAATGTATGGGGGCGTCCGGTTTATGATCCAAAGGAACTGTTTGCTAAGTTATGTTTAGACGGACAACAGGCGGGCTTATCTTGGATAACCATCCTTAAGAAACAAAAGAATTATGAGCAGGCTTTTGCGAATTTCGAACCCGCCATTATTGCCACCTTCGATGAGGCAAAAGTGGAGGAGCTAATGCAGAATCCCGGCATAGTGCGTAATCGTTTAAAGGTGAATTCTATCATCAAAAATGCTAAAGGTTATTTAGCCTATACTTCCGATGGGAAGGATTTCTCTGCATTTTTATGGAGTTTTGTGGGTGGCAAACCTATGGTCAATCAGGTTATGTCAATGTCACAAGTACCTGCACAAACGCCAGAATCAGAAGCTATGTCAAAGGCGTTAAAGAAGCTTGGATTTAACTTCGTTGGCCCAACAATTTGCTATGCCTTTATGCAAGCTGTGGGCATGGTGAACGATCACCTTGTTGAGTGCATTGCTTATCAGGCCTGTGTTGATTCCGGTCATGCGCATAACCACAAATAA
- a CDS encoding diguanylate cyclase domain-containing protein produces the protein MLQTEQTLFEQMRITELEIEFRKALFSFTQADVKALLSFKPIIEENIDKIVDDFYGLQTSVSEIALLIGDSDTLARLRTAQRRYVLDLFNGVYDLEYVNNRLRIGLVHKRIGVEPKLYLSAVHTLKELIYTVINKVIQDDIQGQQIRVAIDKLVLFDVTLVFDTYIRSLVSEIENAKDKAEKYAQSMESKVKERTQQLEELSQTDPLTGLLNVRHLQETATRILRAAQRRAEPVSVIYLDVDDFKLFNDTQGHRSGDDVLCAVAQAIKESTRAEDYSFRYGGDEFCIIMPNCREAQAEDNFVTRFNQKIKQSLSDISLSYGIVDTGPYDYDDANSLIHKADQKMYSFKRASKLQQQNTVSANQIRPDSSHQAEIHSLQPQVIKKAVE, from the coding sequence ATGCTTCAAACGGAACAGACCCTTTTCGAACAAATGCGGATCACTGAGCTTGAGATCGAGTTTCGTAAGGCACTCTTCTCTTTTACCCAGGCAGATGTAAAAGCCCTGCTATCTTTTAAACCCATCATCGAAGAAAACATAGATAAAATCGTCGATGATTTTTACGGCCTACAAACGAGCGTATCTGAAATTGCGCTGTTGATTGGTGACTCTGATACCCTTGCCCGCTTACGTACGGCTCAGAGAAGATATGTGCTCGATTTATTCAATGGTGTTTATGACCTCGAGTATGTAAACAATCGTCTGCGGATTGGTTTAGTCCATAAACGCATTGGTGTCGAACCTAAGCTCTATCTTTCAGCGGTACACACATTGAAAGAGCTGATCTACACAGTGATCAACAAGGTGATACAAGATGATATACAAGGTCAACAAATACGCGTAGCCATAGATAAACTGGTGCTTTTCGATGTCACATTGGTATTTGATACCTATATTCGCAGCCTTGTCTCTGAAATAGAAAACGCCAAAGATAAAGCCGAGAAATACGCCCAAAGCATGGAAAGTAAAGTAAAAGAGCGAACCCAGCAACTAGAAGAACTGTCGCAAACCGATCCCTTAACAGGTTTGCTCAATGTCAGGCATCTACAAGAAACTGCAACGCGCATTCTAAGAGCCGCCCAAAGACGTGCCGAGCCCGTAAGCGTGATCTACTTAGATGTAGATGATTTTAAATTATTTAACGATACTCAGGGACATAGATCTGGTGATGACGTTCTCTGTGCCGTTGCGCAGGCAATAAAAGAGAGCACGCGGGCGGAGGACTATAGCTTCCGCTACGGTGGAGATGAGTTTTGTATCATTATGCCTAACTGCCGAGAGGCGCAAGCTGAGGATAATTTTGTGACTCGCTTTAATCAAAAGATTAAGCAGAGCCTTAGTGACATCTCATTGAGCTATGGAATTGTAGATACCGGCCCCTATGACTATGATGATGCGAATAGTCTGATCCATAAGGCAGACCAAAAAATGTATAGCTTTAAACGGGCCTCAAAACTCCAACAACAAAATACTGTTTCAGCCAATCAGATAAGACCTGACAGCTCTCATCAAGCCGAGATCCATTCACTTCAGCCCCAAGTGATAAAGAAAGCCGTTGAATAG
- the glyQ gene encoding glycine--tRNA ligase subunit alpha, translating into MTTKHDVKTFQGFILTLQEYWAQQGCAIVQPLDMEVGAGTFHPQTFLRSLGPEPMSSAYVQPSRRPTDGRYGENPNRLQHYYQFQVVLKPSPDNIQELYLGSLQALGIDTQIHDIRFVEDNWESPTLGAWGLGWEVWLNGMEVTQFTYFQQVGGLECSPVTGEITYGLERLAMYIQGVDSVYDLVWTDGPLGRITYGDVFHQNEVEQSTYNFEHADVDFMFTLFDQCEKMCQHLLSLEKPLPLPAYEQVMKASHAFNLLDARHAISVTERQRYILRVRTMAKAVAESYYQAREALGFPMCK; encoded by the coding sequence ATGACGACGAAACACGACGTAAAAACATTTCAGGGTTTCATTCTAACCCTACAGGAATATTGGGCACAGCAAGGTTGTGCAATCGTTCAACCTCTAGATATGGAAGTCGGCGCTGGTACATTCCACCCGCAAACTTTCCTGCGTTCTTTAGGGCCAGAACCAATGAGCAGTGCCTACGTGCAGCCATCGCGCCGCCCGACAGACGGACGTTACGGTGAAAACCCTAACCGCCTTCAGCACTACTACCAATTCCAAGTCGTGTTAAAACCGTCTCCGGACAATATCCAAGAACTCTATTTAGGTTCTCTGCAGGCCCTTGGCATTGATACTCAAATCCACGATATCCGCTTTGTTGAGGATAACTGGGAATCACCAACACTTGGAGCTTGGGGCTTAGGTTGGGAAGTCTGGCTAAACGGCATGGAAGTGACTCAGTTTACTTACTTCCAACAGGTTGGCGGCTTAGAATGCAGCCCTGTCACGGGTGAAATCACCTACGGCCTAGAGCGTCTAGCCATGTATATTCAAGGCGTTGATAGTGTTTACGATCTCGTTTGGACCGATGGTCCACTGGGCCGCATCACCTATGGCGATGTGTTCCACCAAAACGAAGTCGAGCAATCGACCTATAACTTCGAACACGCCGATGTGGACTTTATGTTCACCCTGTTCGATCAGTGCGAAAAAATGTGTCAGCATTTATTGTCGCTAGAAAAACCTTTACCTCTACCCGCCTACGAGCAAGTGATGAAAGCGTCACACGCCTTCAACTTACTCGATGCACGCCACGCCATTTCGGTCACTGAACGTCAGCGTTACATCCTACGCGTCCGTACTATGGCTAAGGCTGTTGCTGAATCCTATTATCAGGCACGCGAAGCGCTTGGCTTCCCAATGTGTAAGTAG
- a CDS encoding amidohydrolase family protein, producing MFKSKLTPLYIALTLGMNTLAANAADTKESKWDVNAPANAPLEQVKIDVNEGTWMNLSVSPDGKYIVFDLLGDIYQIPVTGGEAKPLAQGIAWQMQPVYSPDGKHIAFTSDADGGDNIWIMDADGSNPRTVTQETFRLLNSPAWSPDSQYLVARKHFTASRSLGAGEVWLYHVAGGEGVKLTERPNDEKDLGEPAYSPDGRYIYFSQDDTPGKTFHYSKDSVNGIYKIKRYDTQTGEIEVLIEGTGGAIRPTPSPDGTKLAYIKRDDFQSSLYLLDLKSGETTKLYGELDRDMQETWAIHGVYPTMAWTQDNKDIFFWAKGKINRLNVANKTLTDIPFSVKTELAVQPSVRFKQDIDKDVFDVKMLRMAQISPDGSKVAFEALGKIWLKSLPDGKMSRLTELNDEIKELYPQWSRDGKNIVFTTWNDQDQGTVQVISAKGGKPKQLTSEPGKYIEPTFSPDGELVVYRKTQGGNLTPRTWSQEPGLYRVDIKGKQNKKISTDGYQAQFGANAERVFFMNSSEDDTPQLSSINLDGFDKRVHYSSKHATEFRISPDGEQLAFAERFKVWVTPFAKHGETIEIGPSASNLPVSQLSTRAGESISWNSQSNQLYWTLGPELYQAKVDTQYLNKDEKAQPSIINLGFTEKADVPRGTIAFVGGKVITMENDQVIDNGVVIVKDNHIIAVGDANIAIPKDAQIIDIKGKSIMPGLFDAHAHGPQADDEIVPQQNWALYSGLSLGVTTIHDPSNDTTEIFAASEQQKAGNIVGPRIFSTGTILYGANAPGYTSHIDSLDDAKFHLERLKKVGAFSVKSYNQPRRNQRQQVIAAARELEMMVVPEGGSLLQHNLSMVADGHTTIEHSLPAGSIYNDIKQFWSQTKVGYTPTLVVAYGGISGENYWYDKTDVWAHPRLSMYVPADILQARSMRRPHAPDSHYNHFNVAKVANELNKLGVHPNIGAHGQREGLAAHWEMWMFAQGGMSNMEVLKTATINPATTFGMEQQLGSIKEGKLADLIVIDGDPLTDIRVTDRVTHTMVNGKLFDAETMNELNGDKEQRKPFFFEKI from the coding sequence ATGTTTAAATCCAAACTGACCCCGCTTTATATCGCCCTCACGCTAGGGATGAACACCTTAGCAGCAAACGCCGCAGACACTAAAGAATCGAAATGGGATGTTAACGCACCTGCGAATGCCCCTCTAGAGCAAGTCAAAATAGACGTAAATGAAGGCACTTGGATGAACCTCAGTGTCAGCCCTGATGGCAAATATATCGTCTTCGACTTACTCGGCGATATCTACCAAATTCCAGTAACCGGCGGTGAAGCTAAACCATTAGCCCAAGGTATTGCCTGGCAGATGCAGCCCGTCTATAGCCCAGATGGCAAGCATATCGCTTTTACGTCCGATGCTGATGGTGGTGATAACATTTGGATTATGGATGCCGATGGCAGCAACCCTCGCACTGTCACCCAAGAAACCTTCAGGTTACTCAATAGTCCAGCATGGAGCCCTGACTCCCAGTATCTGGTCGCCCGTAAGCATTTTACTGCCAGCCGCAGTTTGGGCGCGGGGGAAGTCTGGTTATATCACGTAGCGGGTGGCGAAGGTGTCAAACTCACCGAACGCCCGAATGATGAGAAGGATTTAGGTGAACCCGCATACTCACCCGATGGCCGTTATATCTACTTTAGCCAAGATGATACGCCAGGCAAAACCTTCCATTATTCAAAGGATTCAGTCAACGGTATCTATAAAATCAAACGCTATGATACCCAAACTGGTGAGATTGAAGTCTTAATTGAAGGTACTGGTGGTGCAATTCGCCCAACTCCGAGCCCCGATGGCACTAAGCTCGCCTATATCAAACGCGATGATTTTCAGTCATCACTTTATCTGCTCGACCTTAAGTCCGGTGAAACAACAAAACTCTATGGTGAACTAGACCGTGATATGCAAGAGACATGGGCTATCCACGGTGTTTATCCAACTATGGCGTGGACACAAGATAACAAGGATATTTTCTTCTGGGCTAAGGGAAAAATTAACCGCCTGAATGTTGCCAATAAAACACTCACAGATATCCCCTTTAGCGTAAAAACCGAGTTAGCGGTACAGCCCTCGGTGCGCTTTAAACAAGATATAGATAAAGACGTGTTCGATGTAAAAATGCTGCGAATGGCACAGATATCGCCCGATGGCAGCAAAGTTGCCTTCGAAGCACTGGGTAAGATTTGGTTAAAATCATTACCCGATGGCAAAATGTCGCGCTTAACTGAACTCAATGATGAAATTAAAGAACTGTATCCTCAATGGTCCCGTGATGGCAAAAACATTGTTTTCACCACTTGGAATGACCAAGACCAAGGAACAGTACAAGTCATAAGTGCTAAAGGTGGCAAACCGAAACAGCTTACTTCTGAACCCGGAAAATACATCGAACCCACCTTTTCACCCGATGGTGAACTCGTAGTGTATCGCAAAACTCAAGGCGGTAACCTCACCCCAAGAACTTGGTCACAGGAACCCGGGCTATACAGAGTCGATATCAAAGGGAAGCAAAATAAGAAGATCAGTACCGATGGCTACCAAGCTCAATTTGGTGCCAATGCCGAGCGCGTCTTTTTTATGAATAGCAGCGAAGATGACACGCCACAGCTATCATCCATCAACTTAGACGGCTTCGATAAACGAGTTCATTACAGCAGCAAACATGCAACTGAATTTAGGATTTCGCCCGATGGTGAGCAGCTCGCCTTCGCCGAGCGCTTTAAGGTTTGGGTAACGCCTTTTGCTAAACATGGTGAAACTATCGAAATTGGCCCCAGTGCCAGCAATCTGCCCGTAAGCCAATTGAGCACCCGCGCGGGTGAAAGTATCAGTTGGAACAGTCAAAGCAACCAACTGTATTGGACGCTTGGCCCTGAACTTTATCAAGCCAAAGTCGATACACAATATCTCAATAAAGATGAGAAGGCTCAGCCGAGTATCATCAATTTAGGCTTTACCGAAAAAGCCGATGTTCCACGTGGAACAATCGCCTTCGTCGGTGGCAAAGTGATTACGATGGAAAATGACCAAGTGATTGATAATGGCGTGGTCATAGTCAAAGACAATCATATTATCGCCGTAGGCGATGCCAATATTGCGATTCCCAAGGATGCACAGATCATCGATATCAAAGGCAAATCCATTATGCCAGGACTATTCGATGCCCACGCCCATGGACCGCAGGCGGATGACGAAATCGTGCCACAACAGAATTGGGCGCTCTACTCTGGATTATCATTGGGCGTGACTACGATTCACGACCCATCAAACGATACGACAGAAATCTTTGCCGCATCTGAGCAACAAAAAGCGGGCAATATTGTCGGCCCACGCATATTCTCCACAGGCACTATACTCTATGGTGCCAATGCGCCTGGCTACACTTCGCATATCGACTCTCTCGATGATGCCAAGTTCCATCTGGAACGCCTGAAAAAAGTCGGAGCATTTAGCGTAAAAAGTTACAACCAACCTCGCCGAAATCAGAGACAGCAAGTCATAGCCGCCGCGCGAGAACTTGAAATGATGGTAGTTCCTGAAGGTGGTAGCTTACTACAACACAATCTAAGCATGGTCGCCGATGGCCATACCACGATTGAGCACTCACTACCCGCCGGTTCAATCTATAACGATATCAAACAGTTTTGGAGCCAAACTAAGGTCGGTTACACACCAACCTTAGTAGTCGCCTATGGCGGCATTTCAGGTGAAAACTACTGGTATGATAAAACTGACGTATGGGCGCATCCACGCCTGTCGATGTATGTGCCAGCCGATATATTACAGGCGAGATCTATGCGACGCCCACATGCCCCAGATAGCCACTACAATCATTTCAACGTTGCTAAGGTCGCTAACGAACTCAATAAGTTAGGTGTTCACCCTAATATTGGTGCCCATGGTCAGCGTGAAGGTTTAGCGGCACATTGGGAAATGTGGATGTTCGCCCAAGGCGGTATGAGTAATATGGAAGTTTTAAAAACGGCGACTATCAATCCAGCGACGACCTTTGGCATGGAGCAACAGCTAGGTTCGATTAAAGAAGGTAAGCTCGCAGACTTGATCGTTATTGATGGTGATCCATTAACTGACATTCGGGTCACAGATAGAGTCACTCATACTATGGTCAACGGTAAGTTATTTGATGCAGAGACTATGAATGAACTTAATGGGGATAAAGAACAGCGTAAGCCGTTTTTCTTTGAGAAAATCTAA
- a CDS encoding MOSC domain-containing protein: MPKLLAIAYKTVKCGPMNEVLCANVTQLSGVEKDVFGRPGKRQVTVLSNLQWQQACDSIEVNLPWTTRRANLLVDDLVFSPADVGKHLQIGELLLEITGETDPCKKMEIAQAGLEAALTPDWRGGVTCRVLNDAMIHLGDEISIFTPH; encoded by the coding sequence ATGCCAAAGCTACTGGCGATTGCCTATAAAACAGTAAAGTGCGGCCCGATGAATGAGGTTCTCTGTGCCAATGTCACTCAGCTCAGTGGTGTAGAAAAAGATGTTTTTGGTCGCCCAGGTAAACGCCAAGTCACGGTACTTTCCAACCTTCAGTGGCAACAAGCCTGCGATAGCATTGAGGTAAATCTCCCTTGGACGACACGCAGAGCAAACCTGTTGGTTGATGATCTCGTATTTAGCCCTGCTGATGTTGGTAAACATTTACAGATTGGTGAGTTACTGCTTGAAATCACAGGTGAAACAGATCCCTGTAAAAAGATGGAAATAGCCCAGGCAGGTTTAGAAGCCGCTCTCACGCCAGATTGGCGAGGTGGTGTAACCTGCCGAGTATTGAATGATGCCATGATCCATTTAGGTGATGAAATAAGTATCTTCACCCCTCACTAA